The genomic region GTTTGGTCTATGATTCCGCCACAGACAAATATGTTTCGGAGACTGGAAAGTTATATACAGCTGATGAAGTAGCTGCTCTACACCAAGCGGATGTTCTCGCTGGTATACAATACAAAACTGCAGACGGTATGCAACTCGGAATTGTTAGTTCTATCAATTCATTTTTTGGGAATGAAACTGCTTTAAGTAGTCATGTTCAAAACAGCGATACAAATCATCGGGAGAAAAATAAATTCGGAGAAGTTGTCTTTACAAGAGACCAAGTCGATAGCTTTAACAAAACTGATAAAATCAATATTTACGGCTCTGAATTTTTTAAGCAGAATATTAATGGAACAGATTACTTTGTGAGAGTGAAAAATGGCGAATTACAAGCGCTGATTCTAAGAGAAGACGGAAGAATCATGGAGACTAGTTTCCAAATCAATAGAACTATATTTGGGACTAATTATTCAAATGGGAAAATCAAACTATTTGATGCAGTAGGAAAAGAAATTACAAGTAGTAACAGCGGACAATATAATCCAAATATATCGGCAGCACAAGCATTGGCAAATTTTGATAAAATTGAAGCGATAAAAAATAGTATTTTGGATAATTTTCCTAAAGATACAAGGCTGAATTCTGAGAAGAAACTTCTAGAATTAAGATTATTGGGTGCTGATACAACCGACTTGGAAAACCTTTTAACAAAAAAAAGAGGTAAGGACATACCGCTAAGTGGGGCAGCACTCGTTGAATTTGAAGAATACAAACGTATCAGAGAGAAGAAGCCTCTCTGGGATGAACCTGCAGGCGGTTACAAAACCTCTACGGAAGCACTGTCTTCAGTGAATGTAACGCAAGATAAAACGAAAGAAACAAATGCCGATTATTTCCAAAGATTGGGAAATGAAATTCGTGAAGCATCCAAAGTTGTTGATTTGTCAGATCAGAATAAGTTAAATGAGCATTTGGCAAGTGTGGCAAAAATGTTAGGTTCCAATTTGGATGGAAAAATGACGTATGCGCAGGTAGGAGCAGACGGTGAAATCTCAAGTGTGAATACTGTAGGGTCGGATGGTTTTAGAGAAATAATCGCAACTGATTGCATTCGTTGGATAGGTGGAGTTTTTTCTGCAGCAGGTTATACGGGCCTTGGATCGTTTGCCAACTTAAATACAAACACCTATTTACTTTCTGACGATGTAAATCGCATGAACAATTTGATATCTAAAAAGCAAGCGCATGGAAACGGAGTGGAATATTTAAGGCAAGCATCTAATTTATTGGAGAGGACAAGTCCTATCATTTCAAGTGATGTTGAAAATGCGACTAAAGGCGACGGTTTTAAAGTGCCTGATTTGGAAGTAGGACAAATTGGGATCACAAGAAAAATGAAGGATGGCGCGATGAAATCAGACCATGTTTATATGATTGTTGACAAGCGATACAATGAAGAGACAAGTCAATTTGAGTATGAGATATCGGAGAGCTATCTAACTCATGGTCCAGCAACTCGTTGGATAAGCCATCCAGACTCTAGCTATCTAAAACGTAGTGAATTTTATATAGTTAAACCACCAGATCAATAGGAGATTTTAAGTATGAATAAAAGTTCGAAGCGACTCATAGGATTACTCATCTTTGCAACTTTATTTTTAACTTGTAGGGAAAACGATGCACAGTCCAAAGCAGAATTAGAAAAATTCAAAAATGAATGCCCAAAAATCTCTCAAGGTGATTTCTATTGGAGCAAGCCTTGCGTAATTGAAAAACAGGCACTAACTTGTATGAAAGCCATAGAGGAAATTAAAAAAAAAGGTATAGAATCTTACTTTTTTGGAAAGGCATGGGATAGAGGTAGCTATGAAACGAAATATAACATTGATAGAAAGGGGGAAATAAAAATAGTAGACCACGATCCGGATGGGACGATTACAGTCTGGAAACAAAAAGGAAAAATCTATCGCAAAGAAGGCAAGTATATATTCGTTGATCCAATTAATAAATGGGATACTAAAACGGAGGAATTTGTAATCAATAGAATTGATTGTGAAATCAATAACTTGAATATCGATAGACAAGGAAGTTTTATCTATTTTACATTCGCAAATAATGAAATGAAAGTTTTAAGATATTCTGCTCTTGATAATTCTCCAATATATGGGGACTCAAAATCGTTTGTTTTGGCAGAAACAACAAAACCATTACCAAACTTAGAAGTCTGGCATAAGATATCTCTGATTCTTTCGGAGTGAGTCTCAACAATACTAAACCAGTCCCAACGCCAGCGATTGCAGCGGAAATCCTTTCGCGAAGCGAAAGATTGGAGCGAAAAGCGCGGTCGGTTCTAGAGGGAATAGATGGCCACCAAGCCAATGCGAGGCGCCCAGAGGTTTACTCAAAACTCAGGTGAGGCAACCAATTGTCCTTTAAAGTATATTACCTGTCCCCACGGTAAGGTTTGGTCAGAGTAGGCCTTGGTCCACCAGCTGAAACATGGTGTTTCGCTGGAAGAATATGAATATGGGAACTCTAAACCTTCCAGATATAGACAAAATCGGTTCGGTCTGCCCAGGGCAGTGGGAATTCGATTTTACGGAGTTTGATGGATTCGGAGCGAAGGTATTCGCGGATGTCTCGGTCGCGAAAGATCGTTTCGCTAAAAGAAATTTCGCCGGAGTTTGTCACTGACTGGAGTTTGGCGGTGTAATTGACGGTGTTACCAAAGTAATCGATGTTACTGTTTAGGTTTACGGCAAGGCAATTCCCTGTATGGATAGAAATTCTGATCCTAACAGGTGTATGTTGGTTTTCCGGATGGAACCATTCCTGCATTTCTTTTGCTGCCTTTAATGCTTGTAAGGGGCTAAAAAAACTTGCCATAACAGCATCTCCTATAGTTTTCACAACGACTCCCCTAAAATTTTGTATGATTTGATTTGTTTTGATAAAATGTTCGCGCACTTGTAAAAACGCGCCGTGGTCTCCTTCGGTTTCGTAAAACTTTGTCGAACCGACTATATCTGTAAAGAGAATGGTTTTGATTCCAATATCTAATTGTAAGTTGGTAGCAATGGCTTCTTCGGAGAATAAGTCCCGAAATTCTTGGTAATTGAATATTTCTGAAGGCCGAAGGCTTATTTGGTCTTCATTTCTTTCTTCTAGGATGATGGTAACATCAGTATCAGATTCATTTTCAAACACTAAGTTTGGTTTGGGGGAAACTTTGATTTCCTCTTCTTTGGTTTCTGGTAACCACAAAATATCTGTTTGCTTATAGCTGGGTTTGATATCCACGAGTCTATATTTTTTATCACCTTTTTTCCTTAATCGAAACACTCCGGGTCCAATGAGTAAACTAGATGAGTAAGATTTATTTGCTGGGATTGTTTTTGTAAGTAAGATGTGTTGTTTTGTTGCGGGTTCTGCTGCACAATAAAACTGTTTTTCAATCACTCGAATGCTTGGATGTATGTGGAATGTTACCTCTATAGAATTAAAACCCGTGGTATCAAAATCAATTTCGCAGACTTCACATTCGTCTTTTGATGGTAAGTCACTCAGACGAGTGAGACTTGTGCGTACGCCCCGGCAATGAGGACAAACAATATCCCAACTAAGTGTAAATATACCTAAACGACAGCCATGTAAGAATAAAAATAATACTTCATCGGGATCTAGTTTTAAGTTTCGGCTAACTTCCTTTATGCGAATTCTGTCTAATTCGTTGTCGGATGCAGATTTAATCCATTGGAAAACCGTAGAAATTGTTTCTTGGGAAACTCCTTTTTTAATTAGGTTTTCAGTTTCTTTCTCAAGTTTTTCTGGATGGATCCATTGACCTTCGGGGGCATAAGAAAATTCTTTTCCTGGGATCAGATTTTTTTGCGGTTTTTTACGTTTGATTTCTTCAGCTATATCTATTAATGCTTTGCGATAGGTAACTTCTAGTTTTGGCATTGCATATTCCAAAAGTTTTCGCGTAAAGAAATTTCTTGGAATCCATCCAAAGTATAAATAGACTTTACTTCTAGATTCACCTAACGTCTCTAAGATGAATCTGGTGCGAACGTAGTGTCCAAATCCCTTTTTATAAATACGTGCGTTTCCAATCTCTTTCAGATATTCCCATTCCCAAGGAACTTCTTCCCACTCCAATTGGAAACCGACCTGCCTGGTTTTTCCAAAGAGTTTTCCGTCTTTTTCCTGGTAATCGAACTTAGGCATACCCGCTCTTTGGTTTAAAGCAGAAGTATCGATCAAATGGGGCCAAATTTCTTCTCTTGTTACAGGGAGATCAAATTCCCAAAGCGAATCAATTGGTGTTGCTAAAGATTTCCATCGTTCTTCCCAGGGGTATTTTTGTAGTAAAGACTCTAAATCAATCATAATGGTTTTAGGATGAGAGTTGCCTTTCCTCCATTTCCTTTGACTGCCAATTCCCCTTCTGTTTCGGAAATTTTTTCTGCATTTGAAAGTACAATTTGTACGCCATTAGGGTAAACAAACCGTGGGACTTTGATGATACAAGGTTCTTCGATGGCAAGGTCAGAGATCCATTCCAAATAAAATTCTCTATTTTCTAAGTTATATTTCATTTGTAAGGGTGTTCCTTGGATAAAAGCGGCATAAGGTCTACAAAAACCTTCGATAGCTCTTCCTCCACCCCCATAAACATCGGGGTCTGAACCTGGGATGATTTGGTCTTTCGAAAAAATACTTAGGTCTTCTTGGTTCCAACCATCTCCCACCATTAAATCATTTTCATTCGATGCAGTATAGTTCCAAAGTGTATTTGATAAAAAGAGTTGGTCCATCGCATTGTACATGGAATCTAGAGCCATCACATGAAGTTTCCAAATTTTGGGAGAATGGTTTCCTTTTTTCCATTCTTTGTATGCCTTCCCACCTTGTAGATCAAAAGGAATGCCGAATTCTCCAATCAGACTTGGAATTTTACCGGGAACGGAATCAGCGGTATTTTTAACTCTCGTTAGCTGCCGTACATACATGGCTTCGATTCCAGACTTTCCAAATACAGGACGTTTGGTCAAAGTATCAATCGCAATGGGATAAAGAAAGGTTTTGAAAAGGAGAGTTAGTATATCATACCAATGTGCCGCATTTACAGATAATTTCGGAACTTCCCCATTTAGATAAGGATGTGTGAATGCATCAGATGCTTCTCTTTCAATAAAAACCATCCAATCTTTTCTGATTTCTTGAATGGTTTTACCAACAGTGCGCATAAAAGGAATTAGGTAATCTGCATCAAAGTCTACGGCTTTACCATTTACGGTTTGAAAAAAATCATTTTTTTCGATGAAAGGTGTACCATCTTTTGTAATGGTATAAGCGCCTTCTAATTGGAAGGGATCACCAGGTGATTCAGGTAACCAAATAGAAACCTTGTTTTGGTTTACGGTTACAGTTTTGGTAGGAACAAATCCACCTTTCCAGATTTTAAGAGTAAGATAAGGTAAGTCTACGGAATAACCATGAGAAGAAAACAAAGCATCTATTGGTGACCAACCAAGGCCCGGTTTTGCGGGATCTTCTTCTTTGTTGGTAAGACCTCGATCATTTAAGGCCCTTCCGATAAAACCTTTTCCTGGTTCGTTTAGGGAATCAAAACCTAAAACAAAGTCAAAATCTTTCACCCTCTCTGCGATTTGTTTCATACAACCCAAATAGTGGCCTTGCAAATAGTCTTGAACATTCTGGCCTTCGATTAAGAAGTTGGGTGCAAAATCTTTTCCTCCGAAAAACAAAGTCCAAAGAATTCCATTGCCAGCATAACGATAGTTTTGTGACCAACACATGGTTGGATAATTGTCTTCCTGCCGAATTCCTGGTTTTGAATAATCGTATGCTCTTTGCATGACTATGCTTGCATCTGCTTCCGAAAGTTTACGATAATCAATTCCCAATTTTTCAAAGATCCAACCAGGAGCGCCATCACCTCCGGTCATACGAGACCAAACATCTTGATGAAAATCTATAAATACATAAAATCCATATTCTCCAGCCATCCGAACAATTTCTGTAAAATAATCCAAATAGGCCTCGTCGTATTGATTTGGTCCTTTATGTTCGACTGCTTCCCAAGTGGTTAATAAACGAATTACGTTAAATCCCCATTTTTTGAGTCTCGTGAAATGGGAATCTGCTTCGAAAAGAGGAAAAGGTCGGCCAATAAAACT from Leptospira bandrabouensis harbors:
- a CDS encoding adenylate/guanylate cyclase domain-containing protein, producing the protein MIDLESLLQKYPWEERWKSLATPIDSLWEFDLPVTREEIWPHLIDTSALNQRAGMPKFDYQEKDGKLFGKTRQVGFQLEWEEVPWEWEYLKEIGNARIYKKGFGHYVRTRFILETLGESRSKVYLYFGWIPRNFFTRKLLEYAMPKLEVTYRKALIDIAEEIKRKKPQKNLIPGKEFSYAPEGQWIHPEKLEKETENLIKKGVSQETISTVFQWIKSASDNELDRIRIKEVSRNLKLDPDEVLFLFLHGCRLGIFTLSWDIVCPHCRGVRTSLTRLSDLPSKDECEVCEIDFDTTGFNSIEVTFHIHPSIRVIEKQFYCAAEPATKQHILLTKTIPANKSYSSSLLIGPGVFRLRKKGDKKYRLVDIKPSYKQTDILWLPETKEEEIKVSPKPNLVFENESDTDVTIILEERNEDQISLRPSEIFNYQEFRDLFSEEAIATNLQLDIGIKTILFTDIVGSTKFYETEGDHGAFLQVREHFIKTNQIIQNFRGVVVKTIGDAVMASFFSPLQALKAAKEMQEWFHPENQHTPVRIRISIHTGNCLAVNLNSNIDYFGNTVNYTAKLQSVTNSGEISFSETIFRDRDIREYLRSESIKLRKIEFPLPWADRTDFVYIWKV
- a CDS encoding glycoside hydrolase family 5 protein: MAPKKLSPQGEWFVDATGRKVILRGVNLGGDTKVPFPNGGTQFPTDFSDHKEVSFIGRPFPLFEADSHFTRLKKWGFNVIRLLTTWEAVEHKGPNQYDEAYLDYFTEIVRMAGEYGFYVFIDFHQDVWSRMTGGDGAPGWIFEKLGIDYRKLSEADASIVMQRAYDYSKPGIRQEDNYPTMCWSQNYRYAGNGILWTLFFGGKDFAPNFLIEGQNVQDYLQGHYLGCMKQIAERVKDFDFVLGFDSLNEPGKGFIGRALNDRGLTNKEEDPAKPGLGWSPIDALFSSHGYSVDLPYLTLKIWKGGFVPTKTVTVNQNKVSIWLPESPGDPFQLEGAYTITKDGTPFIEKNDFFQTVNGKAVDFDADYLIPFMRTVGKTIQEIRKDWMVFIEREASDAFTHPYLNGEVPKLSVNAAHWYDILTLLFKTFLYPIAIDTLTKRPVFGKSGIEAMYVRQLTRVKNTADSVPGKIPSLIGEFGIPFDLQGGKAYKEWKKGNHSPKIWKLHVMALDSMYNAMDQLFLSNTLWNYTASNENDLMVGDGWNQEDLSIFSKDQIIPGSDPDVYGGGGRAIEGFCRPYAAFIQGTPLQMKYNLENREFYLEWISDLAIEEPCIIKVPRFVYPNGVQIVLSNAEKISETEGELAVKGNGGKATLILKPL